In a genomic window of Dermochelys coriacea isolate rDerCor1 chromosome 11, rDerCor1.pri.v4, whole genome shotgun sequence:
- the TMEM198 gene encoding LOW QUALITY PROTEIN: transmembrane protein 198 (The sequence of the model RefSeq protein was modified relative to this genomic sequence to represent the inferred CDS: inserted 3 bases in 3 codons) — MTSTVQTLRFKLLPHDTGQEWVHSCEREIERRYQVVPSVVCAMCCLFGIIYCFFGYRCFKAIMFLTGLMFGSIIIFMLCYKERVLDTQLSVEASVGIGLGIGALCGLVTMLVRSVGLFMVGLLLGLLLALATLXGMEQFYHPPTVWXPIGCCWAWAMLGAVLTLQWQKFFTTLSTAVFGSAIMTVTIDYFIELLLLVQYVYERVKVAPARPMCWYSWVILGVWPVLTMLGVLVQWXVTAEGYSHTEVVISQQQRRVQLMRIKQREERKEKKRRPPHPSPHPHKAHLPEPSYRRKPTPVRRFDGDVLSPSYIQSFRERQTGTSLSSLITSTHAVVDLDYDCGSTVPLTMGSGPALRV; from the exons ATGACATCAACTGTGCAGACGCTGCGCTTCAAGCTGCTGCCGCACGACACCGGGCAGGAGTGGGTGCACAGCTGCGAGCGGGAGATTGAGCGCCGGTACCAGGTGGTGCCCTCTGTCGTGTGCGCCATGTGCTGCCTCTTTGGGATCATCTACTGCTTCTTTG GCTACCGCTGCTTCAAGGCCATCATGTTCCTGACCGGGCTGATGTTTGGCTCCATCATCATCTTCATGCTGTGCTACAAGGAGCGGGTGCTGGACACACAGCTGAGCGTGGAGGCCTCGGTGGGCATCGGGCTGGGCATCGGGGCGCTGTGCGGGCTGGTCACCATGCTGGTGCGCAGCGTTGGGCTCTTCAtggtggggctgctgctggggctgctgctggcgCTGGCCACGC GTGGCATGGAGCAGTTCTACCACCCACCCACGGTGT ATCCCATCGGCTGCTGCTGGGCGTGGGCAATGCTCGGCGCCGTGCTCACCCTGCAGTGGCAGAAGTTCTTTACCACCCTCTCCACGGCCGTCTTTGGCAGCGCCATCATGACCGTCACCATCGACTActtcattgagctgctgctactgGTGCAGTACGTCTACGAGCGTGTCAAGGTGGCGCCCGCGCGGCCCATGTGCTGGTACAGCTGGGTCATCCTGGGCGTCTGGCCTGTCCTCACCATGCTGGGCGTGCTGGTGCAGT AAGTCACGGCCGAGGGGTACTCCCACACTGAAG TGGTTATCAGCCAGCAGCAGCGCCGGGTGCAGCTGATGCGGATCAAGCAGCGGGAGGAGCGGAAGGAGAAGAAGCGGAGgccaccccatccctctccccacccacacaaGGCCCACCTGCCCGAGCCCAGCTACCGACGCAAGCCAACCCCTGTGCGCCGCTTCGACGGGGACGTGCTCTCCCCC aGCTACATCCAGAGTTTCCGGGAGCGGCAGACGGGTACGTCACTCAGCAGCCTCATCACGAGCACGCACGCCGTGGTCGACCTGGACTATGACTGCGGCTCTACCGTGCCCTTGACCATGGGCTCTGGCCCAGCTCTTCGGGTATAG